GCAATGACTAAAAACAACCTTAACCCTCCAACCAAGCTGTGATATGGGATTTAAAGTCCACCTGCTTTTATATCACCATTTCAAATGGGTCAGGAGATTGTCAATTCCTGTTACCGGTTTGACTTTCTTGAAAGTAAAATGACAGTCGAGGAAACCCTGTGATTTGTTTGTCAGCAATGGCGACAGCAGCAAGTCAGCTGCTGGCAAAGTTTGGTGGCTTAGAGTTTAGTTGAAACTTAAAACCCCTTTCAACACCTTAACGTTATCCAATAACTGAGAAACAAGCCATGTAATGATATCGTCCTCAAGTCAAAGCTTGGCCATCCCCAGAAAACTTCGGAGCCCCATGTTCGTTGTTGAGTTCAAACTTCCCCAACAACGAACATGGGGCTCTGTTCAAAGTTGGGACCAAAGTTCAACAATGGTGACATGAACATTGTCGTCAAGCCAAAGGCTGGCCGTCTAAGGtcagaaattttaaaagaccTCATACTAATAGAGATATAGATATGAGATTCCTCTCCCAACCATCCGAGtagaacaaagtacactatggAATCTCTCTTGAGGTCCATtcaaggctcacaacttctttgtgattttattcacatgactaagttaaggtaGGATTCTGATAGCATATTAGCAACCACAAATCGATATCGACgtgtattccttataaacccataatccgtattgaaatatttcatttttattcgACTATTAGTttagataatatttttgaaatgaaacttaattgagaaaagaaaaaaaaaaaaacaatgagcATGGAATTGGTgtgggagaagaaaaatggagcAGTTGGGGAGGAGCGGCCAAGAGAGGGAAAATAGGATCAATGCACAAAACCTCAATAAATATCTTCAATTTGGACCATTTCCACCGCTCCTAACTTCCTCCACTCCCTTTAATTACAGACTCCTCCTCCTTCACTCCCTTCCACCGCCGCCATGGACTTGGAATCCCCACTTCCCTCCTCTCCTTCAAACTCGCACCACCGCCCTCCGCCCCCTCGCCGGCAGCCAGGAGGGTGGCGCGCCGTCAAATACATCATCGGTAACACATAAACACTTCAACAACACAACAAGCTCCTCTGTATTTTCCTTTGGTTTTTAatgcatcttcttcttcttcttaaggGAACGAGTCGTTTGAGAAGCTGTCATCCATGAGCCTGATCTCCAATATCACTGTATATCTCAGCACCAAATACAATCTCAACGGCATTTATGTGGTCAATGTGGTTAACATTTGGAGTGGCACTTCCAATGTTGCCACTTTGGCCGGCGCTTTCATCGCCGATACTTGCCTTGGCCGCTACCGCACCCTCCTCTACGGCTCCATTGCATCATTCTTGGTACTATCAACATACCCTTTTGAATTCATCAACATTTATGCAATTCTTTTGATTCCAAATTCGTTTTCATTAGGGGATGGGAGCTGTTACGCTCACTGCAATCTTCCCCCAGCTCAGACCTTCTCCTTGCAATGCTCAAAATCCCGACCATTGCCCACAGCCACATTTATGGCAGCTCCTCGTTCTCTTCACTGGTCTCGGTCTGTTATCGGTCGGCGCCGGTGGCATTCGTCCCTGCAACGTCGCATTCGGAGCCGATCAATTCGACACCACCAcagaaaagggaaagtcccAATTAGAAAGCTTCTTTAATTGGTGGTATCTCTCTTTCACCGTTGCTCTGCTTATAGCCCTCACCGGTGTTGTTTATGTTCAAACAAATATAAGTTGGACCCTCGGATTCGCCATACCCAccatttgtttcttcttctccatcacGATTTTCTTGTTGGGTCGCCATACTTATATCATGGCAGAGCCCAGAGGAAGCATGTTTTCTGATATGGCTCGTGTCATTATCGCCGCTTGTAGAAAAGGAAGATACTCTGTTTCGTCTTACTCGTTTTATGACCCACCAATGGCGGATTCTTCCCATGAGGAAAAGCTTGTTCATACAGAGAGATTCAAATGGCTGGATAAAGCTGCGTTTATAGTGAACCCAGATGAAGAATTGGATGAACAGGGGAAACCCAAGAATCCATGGAGGTTATGCAGTTTACAGCAAGTCGAAGGATTCAAATGCCTTGTGTCCATTATTCCCATTTGGATATCAGGAATTGGGTGTTTTGTAGTGTTCAATCAACCCAACACATTTGGAATTCTTCAAGCTTTGCAATCAAACAGATCAATCGGAACCCATTTCAAATTCCCACCCGGCTGGATGCATCTGGCCGGAATGATTTCTCTATCAATATGGATCATAATCTACGAGAGGGTTTTCATCAAAATGGCAAAGAAAATCACCGGAAAAGAGAGAAGACTTACAATGAAACAGAGGATCACGATAGGGATAATCTTGTCGATTGTGTGCATGGTGGTCTCCGGCATCGTCGAGAGATATCGACGGGAGGCTGCTTTGAAAAATGGGTCGTTCATTTCACCGATAAGCTTCGCGTTTCTGTTGCCGCAGCACGCTCTGACTGGTTTGATGGAGGCTTTTGCGTTGGTAGCCATTATGGAGTTCTTCACGATGCATATGCCAGAGCATATGAGAACGGTTGCAGGGGCCATCTTCTTCCTCACGCTCTCTGTTGCGAGCTATTTGAGCTCATTAATAGTTAATCTGATACAGACTGTGAGCGGTGAATTTGCAGAATCGGCATGGGTAGGGGGTCATGACTTGAACGAGAATAGGCTCGATTACTACTATTTCACGATCGCCATTGTGGGAGCTCTGAATCTGCTGTACTTCGTGTTGTTTGCAAGCCGTTTTGTGACGAGTTATGATAATAAAGTGAAATTGATGGAAGATTTGAATCGGATTGATTTGTAAATGCGTGAGAAACAGGGCGCGTCATTGCCAATATTGGGTTCTTCCTTGCACATTACTCTTCCCTAGTTTACCTTTGTACAGTGATGTTAGGATTTTGTTTatataccttttttttattattattatcattaattaaataaacctTTTAGTTTGATTGACTTTCAATTTAAcccatttgactttttttttttttttataatttttttttaatttaccagtttttataataaaagaaaattgaaaagtacTGGTTTAGCTTAGTCTTCTCGCTCGATCTCCTCTTTAATCGACGTGGGATGATCTCACTCCCTCTGGGACccaatgtcctcgttggcttgctagcacttgttcctctctctaatcgatgtgagatctcacaatccaccccttcccttcaggacccagtgtcctcgttggcactcattcccctatccaatcgatgtgagatctcacaatctactcccctCCTTCGAGTCCAGGaagctggcactcgttcctctctccaatggtcccaaagggggtggtgGACactgtgccaataaggacatTGAGCCTCAAAGAGGGTGGACATTGGGAGGTGTGCCAACGATGatgttgagccccaaagggagtggacactgagcgatgtgccagcgaggacactgggccttgATAGGGGGAGgcttgacactcgttcctctctccaatggccccgaaggggagtggacactGTGCtcaacaaggacgctgagccccaaagatGGTGGATATCGAGAGGCGTGCCAATGATGatgctgagccccaaagggaatGGACActgagcgatgtgccagcgaggacactgggccttaATAGGGGGTGgcttgacactcgttcctctctccgatggccccgaaggggggtggacattgTACCAAtaaggacgttgagccccaaagagAGTGGACAttgagcgatgtgccagcgatgaCACTGGGCCTTGATAGGGGGTGgcttgtgagatctcacattgattggagagaagacACTGCGCCCTAAAAGGGGATGGcttgtgagatcgcacatcaattggagagaagaacgagtgccagtaaagacgctggatgaagggggtggattgtgaaaccccacatcggttggaagaaaaacgaaacattctgcTTCGGCTGATATTTTCCCCATTTGCAGAAATGCCATGAAATTAGGAGAAGATGATTTCATAAGAACTTCCTTTTGGGGGtgtggggggggggggtgcaTTACAGGCTATGCCAAGTCCAGCAGTCGAAAGAAAGACACAACAGAGTCCTCTAACATGCTAAAACAACACCAATTGCATATGTTAATGGCAGCAGTCAAGATACAACTACAAAGACAGTATTTTACAGTATGTATAGGGCAATGGGCATCCATCCCCTCACACAGTGTATGCTTGTTGAATCGTTTCGATATCGAGACCCTTCAGTCGAACCACCGATTCTACATGACCCTTCAGTGTATGGAGTTCCCTCAATCTAAATCAGTCCGAATTCGCAGTCAGTTAAAAGAATGATAACATAAAACTACCAACTCATTACCATCTGCATCATACCTAGCAATTTCAGCTCTCCTTTTGGCTTCTTCAGCCATGTGATTGAGTTCTGTGAAATGCGTTCGCTCCGTGAACATCTTAGTATCAGGCGGTTGCAAACCGTGCAGCGTTCTTTGTGCATGAGCCCATTGCAGCTCGCGTTGTTCCTTTCCGAAATCCTTTTGTCTTGTGAAAGCAATCTATACACAAGAATACAAGTCAATACAGTTATTGTATGAGGTCTACCCAATGCTAGATGCACACGAAACCGTTCAAATCCATACCCTTTGCTCAAGCACGAGATCCCAAGCCTTCCCACTCAAAGCATATCGAATAGCAAACTTTATAGGATCAAGAGGAATATAAAAGATGATGTTATAAAGCCAAATCACACCAGCCCAACCCCAACCAATTCCTTCAATGGCAGCAAAACTCCAATTAGCATACACAGCAATCAGAGTGGCAACCTGTGTTCATCAATACATCCAAACTCAGTGTTTCCTTCCATCCAAAGCAAATACACGTGACGCAATTCAAAACGAAGCTCGCCTTACCAGTTGAGCAAGAATAAAAGCCACTACAAGAAACACCCCAGGACGCTCGACATACGACCAACTCCGAGATCGTGTGACGAAAATGAGTGCTTGACTGATAGTGCTCACTTGCAGATATATAGCTGAGGCTAGCTTCCGGAAATCATCATGAGCTGTTTTTTCAAGTGTTGGTACCCCGAAGACTCGCTGAAGTTTTCGTAAAACGAGATAGATCAGCAGAAACCGAAGAATAGCAGTGACTAAGTACaagaaaactagaaaaaaaCAGCAGGTTTTTAAGGACATTGGATTGTCTTACAGGGAAAAAGTTGGTTTTATACGATGCCCAGAAGAATATAACCGTCATCATTGCCAAGTAGCTACCAAGAACAATGCCAGTAGTAAAAATTTCAGCTAGCTTCCAACTATCTGGGAGAGGAGATGGCTTGACCCTATCCTTTGATATTGTCATGATTGTACCTACACATTCACAATGCTATTCCGATCAACGGCCTGTTTGAATTGACTTTCTAAACGTTTAAGACAGTCGGAAGTTATTCCGAACATGCTCCAGATAGAGAGGTTTCGAACGAACCATCGTTAAGGATAGCAATAATAAGCACCATAAATGGTGGGAAATCAAATTTCCAGATGAGGGCCAGCAACATGAAACCAAGCTGCAACAAACAAAAGCAGCAGCTCATGAAGTTATGATcataaaagtaacattaacTTGTCATTCAGGACATGCCAGAACatattttctaagaaaaaCGTACCACGATACGTATTGTGATGGAAACTGCATAAATCTGAC
This genomic interval from Cucurbita pepo subsp. pepo cultivar mu-cu-16 chromosome LG20, ASM280686v2, whole genome shotgun sequence contains the following:
- the LOC111783510 gene encoding protein NRT1/ PTR FAMILY 2.8-like translates to MDLESPLPSSPSNSHHRPPPPRRQPGGWRAVKYIIGNESFEKLSSMSLISNITVYLSTKYNLNGIYVVNVVNIWSGTSNVATLAGAFIADTCLGRYRTLLYGSIASFLGMGAVTLTAIFPQLRPSPCNAQNPDHCPQPHLWQLLVLFTGLGLLSVGAGGIRPCNVAFGADQFDTTTEKGKSQLESFFNWWYLSFTVALLIALTGVVYVQTNISWTLGFAIPTICFFFSITIFLLGRHTYIMAEPRGSMFSDMARVIIAACRKGRYSVSSYSFYDPPMADSSHEEKLVHTERFKWLDKAAFIVNPDEELDEQGKPKNPWRLCSLQQVEGFKCLVSIIPIWISGIGCFVVFNQPNTFGILQALQSNRSIGTHFKFPPGWMHLAGMISLSIWIIIYERVFIKMAKKITGKERRLTMKQRITIGIILSIVCMVVSGIVERYRREAALKNGSFISPISFAFLLPQHALTGLMEAFALVAIMEFFTMHMPEHMRTVAGAIFFLTLSVASYLSSLIVNLIQTVSGEFAESAWVGGHDLNENRLDYYYFTIAIVGALNLLYFVLFASRFVTSYDNKVKLMEDLNRIDL